One window from the genome of Cryptomeria japonica chromosome 6, Sugi_1.0, whole genome shotgun sequence encodes:
- the LOC131856072 gene encoding putative disease resistance protein RGA3 → MEAVIGGAVVGKICEMAVETAIQKLAEAAKPVVNFRKDFRWLKEELRSVRAFLRDADQQSSHKDDVKQWLENIRYIAMRAEDIFEECAVQSMYDRSFGLSYRQWIFRYKIGRQIRDIKSRMRSITEQANQLSLHRSVLAADEALMPSTSQNAAAEKKSYLLPSDSRPVGIESKVDDILNLLNNPAFPVIAVVGMGGIGKTYLLQNVYSKAKERYEDSIWLSVSQAYSISKLQCDIASDLGLSLDRLSEPKAAEKIHESLQGKRCLVVLDDVWRASREEDFLTKLGLPSGNINSQCKIVVTTRSKVVSTNLKAQMNEMKHMSDEESWRLFCVYAFGGFEENIEPQQQLLKEVGRKIVKQCGNLPLAVKTIAASLANKSLDKWELKLRQLEQVIISVGDNDDPIMGILKLSYDSLPARLKPCFAYLSFFPEDEQIDPEYLVNLWIGEGFIPAGEDQLDVAWDSLHQLVNLCLLEISEDSNLNFRFGDLYYELTKHCKIHDLLLDLAIHISKENKCALSVEEASTNTSDGDGTAWCRVLLAKKDVDDNAISETHPLCLRTFSLSQNEEITSIPEKLFMAMRGLRVLDLSFTNISTLPASVGKMKLLKVLNLRETRIEEVPKCVRHLKSLLFLALPDDCSPLPAWISELRCLQHLECKGVCVIQKGIPKLGSLRTLRTLPLVELSNSIQEGEELTRLEDLGNMTQLQELCLLIQNEVELKTMGILANLVKMRRLVVESRILQVGSEIDLPHIPKNMRAMKHLESLRLEKFAVPSWTYHLANLRELQLVECECSDYPELQRLPNLVFLYLQRNFRCRELPKAFGKSGGFPRLRFFRIEYFYELEEFPELEEGGMACLEKLEIVDCDKVKRSRIEVQIKAHNPYINLNYR, encoded by the coding sequence ATGGAAGCAGTAATTGGAGGAGCTGTTGTCGGAAAGATTTGTGAGATGGCTGTTGAGACGGCCATTCAGAAATTAGCTGAAGCAGCAAAGCCGGTGGTGAACTTCAGAAAGGATTTCAGATGGTTGAAGGAGGAACTCAGATCTGTGAGGGCTTTTCTGCGAGATGCTGATCAGCAGTCTAGTCATAAGGATGATGTCAAACAATGGCTCGAGAACATTCGTTATATTGCCATGCGCGCAGAGGACATCTTTGAAGAATGTGCTGTTCAATCTATGTATGATCGATCCTTTGGGTTGAGTTATCGTCAATGGATTTTTCGTTACAAAATAGGGCGGCAAATTAGAGACATCAAGAGTCGCATGAGATCTATTACTGAACAGGCCAACCAGCTGAGTCTACATCGTTCAGTTTTGGCTGCAGATGAAGCATTAATGCCCAGTACATCTCAAAATGCAGCTGCAGAAAAGAAGTCTTATCTTCTGCCCAGCGATTCACGTCCAGTGGGAATAGAGTCCAAGGTTGATGACATACTCAACTTGTTGAACAACCCAGCCTTTCCAGTTATTGCTGTGGTTGGGATGGGTGGGATAGGCAAGACCTATCTTCTTCAAAATGTTTACAGCAAGGCAAAAGAAAGGTACGAGGATTCCATATGGCTTTCAGTTTCTCAGGCCTATTCTATTTCAAAGCTGCAATGTGACATAGCCTCCGACTTAGGTTTAAGTTTAGATAGACTAAGTGAACCTAAAGCTGCAGAGAAGATTCATGAAAGTTTGCAAGGTAAAAGGTGTCTTGTTGTGTTAGATGATGTGTGGAGGGCTTCCAGAGAAGAAGACTTCTTAACTAAACTTGGCCTCCCAAGTGGAAACATTAATAGCCAATGTAAAATTGTGGTTACCACACGAAGCAAGGTGGTTTCTACAAATTTGAAAGCTCAGATGAATGAGATGAAACATATGTCAGATGAAGAGAGTTGGAGGCTTTTTTGTGTTTATGCATTTGGAGGATTCGAGGAAAATATAGAGCCGCAGCAGCAGCTGCTAAAAGAGGTGGGTCGTAAGATTGTGAAGCAATGTGGAAATTTGCCTCTGGCTGTCAAAACAATAGCAGCATCTCTAGCCAACAAAAGTCTCGACAAATGGGAGTTGAAGCTCCGTCAGCTGGAACAGGTAATTATTTCTGTTGGTGACAATGATGACCCTATCATGGGTATTCTGAAATTGAGTTATGACTCTTTGCCCGCACGCCTTAAACCCTGCTTTGCATATCTTTCCTTCTTTCCTGAGGATGAGCAGATAGATCCTGAGTATCTTGTAAATCTTTGGATAGGAGAAGGGTTTATCCCTGCAGGAGAGGACCAATTGGATGTGGCATGGGATTCTTTACATCAACTTGTCAATCTGTGTCTGCTTGAGATTTCTGAAGATTCGAATCTAAATTTTCGATTTGGGGATCTTTATTATGAGCTAACCAAACATTGCAAAATTCATGATTTGCTGTTAGATTTGGCCATCCACATATCGAAAGAAAATAAATGTGCTCTTTCTGTTGAGGAAGCCTCTACAAATACAAGTGATGGTGATGGCACTGCCTGGTGTCGGGTTTTACTGGCCAAGAAAGATGTAGATGACAATGCCATCTCAGAGACCCATCCTCTTTGTCTCCGCACATTCTCACTCTCTCAAAATGAGGAGATTACAAGCATTCCAGAAAAGTTGTTTATGGCTATGAGAGGACTGCGCGTTCTAGATTTGAGCTTCACAAACATCTCTACATTGCCTGCGTCCGTTGGAAAGATGAAACTTCTTAAAGTCTTGAACTTAAGAGAGACACGGATTGAGGAGGTTCCAAAGTGCGTGAGACATCTGAAAAGCCTCTTGTTTTTGGCTTTACCTGATGACTGCAGTCCATTACCAGCATGGATAAGTGAACTTAGATGTCTTCAGCATTTAGAATGCAAGGGGGTTTGTGTCATCCAGAAGGGAATACCAAAGCTGGGCTCTCTGAGAACACTGCGAACACTGCCGTTGGTCGAGCTGTCCAACTCCATACAAGAAGGGGAAGAATTGACGAGGTTAGAGGATTTGGGCAATATGACTCAGCTTCAGGAACTATGCTTACTTATTCAGAATGAGGTGGAATTGAAGACGATGGGGATCCTTGCGAACCTGGTGAAGATGCGTCGTCTGGTAGTCGAAAGTAGAATATTGCAAGTTGGGTCAGAAATCGATCTACCGCATATTCCGAAGAATATGAGAGCAATGAAACATCTGGAAAGTCTTCGACTAGAAAAGTTTGCAGTGCCAAGTTGGACATATCATTTGGCAAATTTGAGGGAATTGCAATTAGTAGAGTGTGAATGTAGTGATTATCCGGAGTTACAAAGACTGCCCAATCTAGTCTTCTTGTACTTGCAGAGGAATTTTCGGTGCAGAGAATTGCCAAAGGCGTTTGGAAAGTCAGGGGGGTTTCCACGCCTCCGCTTCTTCAGAATTGAATATTTCTATGAATTAGAGGAGTTCCCAGAATTGGAGGAGGGAGGCATGGCATGCCTCGAGAAGTTGGAGATTGTCGATTGTGATAAAGTCAAACGAAGTCGGATTGAAGTGCAAATCAAAGCCCACAATCCTTATATTAACCTCAATTATCGGTAA